CGGGGCGAGCTGCTTGGTGCCGATCGCCATTACGCGTCGCCCTCCTCGCGCTTGATGATGCGTGCCTTCAGGGGCAGCTTGTGAATTGCACGGGTCAGCGCCTCGCGGGCGAGAGTCTCATCGACTCCGGCCACCTCGAACAGGACGCGGCCCGGCTTGACGTTCGCGACCCACCACTCGGGCGAACCCTTACCGGAACCCATGCGGGTCTCGGCGGGCTTCTTGGTCAGCGGACGGTCGGGGTAGATGTTGATCCACACCTTTCCACCACGCTTGATGTGACGGGTCATCGCGATACGAGCGGACTCGATCTGACGGTTGGTCACGTAAGCGGGGGTGAGCGCCTGGATGCCGAACTCACCGAACGACACCGTGGTGCCACCGGTGGCCTGGCCCGAGCGGCCGGGGTGGTGCTGCTTGCGGTACTTGACCTTGCGGGGAATAAGCATCAGGCAGACGCTCCTTCTGCGACGGGGTCCTCGCTGCGCGGGCCACGACGACGGTCGCCACCGCGGTCATCGCGACCACGGGGTGCCTTCGGCGCATTGGCCTGCTCGCGTGCGAGCTCCTTGTTGGTGAGATCGCCCTTGTAGATCCAGACCTTCACGCCGATGCGGCCGAAGGTGGTCTTGGCCTCGTAGAAGCCGTAGTCGATGTTCGCGCGCAGGGTGTGCAGGGGCACACGGCCTTCGCGGTAGAACTCCGACCGGCTCATCTCGGCGCCGCCGAGACGGCCCGAGACCTGGATGCGGACACCCTTGGCGCCGGCGCGCTGCGCGCCCTGCAGACCCTTGCGCATCGCGCGGCGGAAGGCCACGCGCGCCGAGAGCTGCTCGGCGATGCCCTGGGCGACCAGCTGAGCGTCGGCCTCGGGGTTCTTGACCTCGAGGATGTTCAGCTGGATCTGCTTGCCGGTGAGCTTCTCGAGGTCGGTGCGGATGCGCTCGGCCTCGGCTCCGCGACGACCGATCACGATGCCCGGGCGGGCGGTGTGGATGTCGACGCGGACGCGGTCACGAGTGCGCTCGATCTCGATGTTGCTCACGCCTGCGCGGTCCAGGTTCTTCTGGAGCAGCTTGCGGATCTTGATGTCCTCGGCCACGTAGTCGGCGTAGCGCTGTCCGGGCTTCGTCGAGTCGGAGAACCAACGCGACACGTGGTCGGTGGTGATGCCGAGGCGGAAGCCGTACGGGTTTACCTTCTGGCCCATTACTTGCTCGCCTTCTTGGTCTTGGCTGCGGGGGCGGCCTCGGCCACCTCAGGCGTTGCGAGCACGACCGTGATGTGGCTCGTGCGCTTCTTGATCTGGAATGCGCGACCCTGGGCGCGGGGGCGGAAACGCTTCAGCGTCGTGCCCTCGTCCACGTACGCGTTGGCCACGTACAGGTCGGCATCATCCAGGTACTCGTTCGTCTTGTCGGCGGTGACGCGAGCGTTCGCGATACCGGCGGCGACGAGCTTGTAGATGGGCTCACTCGCGCTCTGCGGCGCGAACTTCAGGATCGCCAGGGCCTCGAGGGCCGGCTTCCCCTTGATGAGAGCGACGACACGACGAGCCTTCTGAGGGGTCACGCGGATGTGTCGCACTCGTGCGATGGACTCCACCATTTCTCTCTCCTCTCGCATCGCCTAGCGGCGACGGCCCTTCTTGTCGTCCTTCTCGTGGCCGCGGAAGGTGCGGGTGGGCGCGAATTCGCCCAGTTTGTGGCCGACCATGGTCTCGGTCACGAACACGGGGATGTGCTTGCGACCGTCGTGGACGGCGATCGTGTGGCCGAGCATGGCCGGCACGATCATCGACCGGCGTGACCAGGTCTTGATGACGTTCTTGGATCCCGCTTCGTTCTGGACGACGACCTTGCGAAGCAGGTGCTCGTCGACGAAGGGGCCCTTCTTAAGACTGCGTGGCATCTTCCTCTACTCCTACTTGCGCTTCTTGCCGGCGTTGCGACGACGGACGATGTACTTGTCGCTTTCCTTGTTGGCGTGACGGGTGCGGCCTTCTTTCTGGCCCCACGGCGTCACCGGGTGACGTCCACCGGACGTCTTTCCCTCGCCACCACCGTGCGGGTGGTCGACCGGGTTCATCGCGACACCGCGGACGGTCGGGCGGATGCCCTTCCAACGGTTGCGGCCGGCCTTGCCCCAGTTGATGTTCGACTGCTCGGCATTGCCGACCTCGCCGATCGTCGCGCGGCAGCGGGCATCCACGTTGCGGATCTCGCCCGAAGGCAGACGCAGCTGGGCGTACGGGCCGTCCTTGGCGACCAGACGCACCGAGGCGCCGGCCGAGCGCGCCATCTTCGCGCCGCCGCCGGGGCGGAGCTCGATGGCGTGGATGACGGTACCCGTGGGGATGTTGCGCAGCGGCAGGTTGTTGCCGGGCTTGATGTCGGCACCGGGGCCGGACTCCACGACATCACCCTGCGACAGCTTGTTCGGCGCGATGATGTAGCGCTTCTCGCCGTCCGCGTAGTGCAGGAGGGCGATGCGAGCCGTGCGGTTCGGGTCGTACTCGATGTGAGCGACCTTCGCGTCGATGCCGTCCTTGTCGTTGCGACGGAAGTCGATCACGCGGTACTGGCGCTTGTGGCCACCACCGATGTGACGCGTGGTGATGCGGCCCTGGTTGTTGCGACCACCGGTCTTGGACAGCGGCCGGAGGAGGGACTTCTCAGGCGTCGATCGGGTGATCTCAGCGAAGTCCGCCACCGACGAGCCGCGGCGACCCGGGGTCGTGGGCTTGTACTTGCGAATAGCCATTGTTCTCTCGTCCTTCTTCCGGCGCTCAGCCGACGGCCGTGAAGATGTCGATGGTGCCCGACTTGAGCGTCACGATGGCGCGCTTGGTGTCCTTGCGCTTTCCCGTGCCGAAGCGGGTGCGGCGGGACTTCCCGACGCGGTTGATCGTGTTCACGCCGGCGACCTTGACGCCGAAGATCTTCTCGATGGCGAGCTTGATCTCGGTCTTGGTCGCACGCGGGTCCACGAGGAACGTGTACTTGCCCTCGTCGATGAGCCCGTAGCTCTTCTCCGAGACGACCGGACGCAGGATGACGTCGCGGGGGTCCTTGTTCAGGGCCGTCTGCAGGTCGGTCATGCCGAGACCTCCTCGGTGGTGGAAGCCTTCGACGCGACGAACGCGTCGTAGGCAGCCTTGGTGAAGACGATGTCGTCCGAGACGAGCACGTCGTAGGCGTTGAGCTGGTCGACGGGCAGCACGTGCACGTACGCGAGGTTGCGGACGCTCTTGACCGTGATGTCGTCGCTGCGCTCGATGACGACCAGGACGCGCTTGGTCTGCGCGACGCTCGTCAGGTAGGCGGCAGCGGCCTTGGTCGAGGGCGCGCCCTCGATGCCGAAGGACTCGACGACGTGCAGACGCTCGCCCCGAGCGCGATCGCTCAGCGCACCCAGCAGGGCGGCCGCGATCATCTTCTTGGGGGTGCGCTGCGAGTAGTCGCGCGGCTTCGGTCCGTGGACGATGCCACCACCGGTCATGTGCGGGGCGCGGATCGAACCCTGACGGGCGTTACCGGTGCCCTTCTGCTTGAACGGCTTGCGGCCGGCGCCCGAGACCTCGCCACGACGCTTGGTCGAGTGCGTGCCCTGGCGAGCCGCCGCGCGCTGCGCGACGACGACCTGGTGGATCAGCGGAATGTTCGTCTTGACGTCGAACAGTGCGGCGGGCAGCTCCACGGAGCCTGCCTTCTTGCCGTCTGCGCTTCGGACGTCGAGCGCGAGAGTCTGGTCAGCCATGGACTCAAGCCCCCTTCACTGCGTTGCGGACGAAAACGATGCGGCCACGGGCACCGGGGACGGCGCCCTTGACGAGCAGCAGACCCTTCTCGGCGTCGACGGAGTGCACCGTGAGGTTCAGGACGGTCACGCGCTCGCCACCCATACGGCCGGCCATGCGCATTCCCTTGAAAACGCGGCTCGGGGTCGACGATGCGCCGATCGAGCCGGGCTTGCGGTGGTTGCGGTGCGAACCGTGCGATGCCGAGACGCCCTTGAAGTTGTGACGCTTCATGACACCGGCGAAGCCCTTGCCCTTGCTGGTGCCGACGACGTCGACAAGCTGGCCGGGCTCGAAGGTGCCGTCCACCGTGAGCTCCTGGCCCAGGGTGTAGTCGGCGGCGTCCGCGGTGCGGACCTCGGTCAGGTGACGACGCGGGGTCACGCCGGCAGCCTCGAAGTGGGCCGTCTGCGGCTTGTTGACCTTGCGCGGGTCGATCTGACCGTAGGCGATCTGGACGGCGTTGTAGCCGTCGCGCTCGGGCGTACGGATCTGCGTGACCACGTTGGGCGCGAGCTCGATGACGGTGACGGGGATGAGCTTGCCGCTCTCGTTCCACACCTGGGTCATGCCGAGCTTGGTGCCCAGCAGCCCCTTCGAAATCTTGGAGTTGATGTCAGCCATGTCGAACCTCAGAGCTTGATCTCGATGTTGACATCGGCCGGGAGGTCGAGACGCATCAGCGAGTCGACGGCCTTGGGCGTCGGGTCGATGATGTCGATCAGACGCTTGTGGGTGCGCATCTCGAAGTGCTCGCGGCTGTCCTTGTACTTGTGCGGCGACCGGATGACGCACACGACGTTCTTCTCGGTCGGAAGCGGCACGGGGCCGACGACGGTCGCACCGGCACGGGTCACGGTGTCGACGATCTTGCGGGCCGACGAGTCGAGGCCGGCGTGATCGTACGACTTCAGGCGAATGCGGATCTTCTGTCCCGCCATTGTCTGCTCTCTCTCTTCTCGCGTCATACCTCACGGGCATTGGACGCACGGGGACGCGGGAGGATGCTCCCTCGCCCTTTGGCACTTCGCATACCGCATTGCTGCGGGATGCTGCACCACTGTTCTGCTGTCAAACCGCATGCCGAGGCATCCGGCTCCGTCTCCCCCCGCACGCGGACGCACGCCGGTGGAACCGGGTGGAGAGTCGGATTGTCGTTCTGCTGCCTGCGGCCTAGGACCCTGCGCGTGTGCGCCGCCTATGCACTGCCCTGGCAGTGATCCGGCGCACGCGGAGCGGCACCGGAGTGTGGAACTTCCCTAGTCTACGTGCAGCCCGGGCGTGTCGCAAACTCGGGCGTGTCGCGGCGGCGCGTCCACGGCGTGTTCCCAGCGGACGGAGGCTGCACGAACCGGATGAGGCCCTCCGGCGTCTGCCGGAGGGCCTCAGTCCATGTGGGCGGGACGCCCGTTCGCGCTACTTCGATTCAGTGGTCTCGCGGCGTCGGCGAACGATCGCCATCGCGACGATGCCGGCGATGAGCGCTGCGAATCCGAGTCCGACGAACAGCCCCATGTCCGGCGCACCCGTGGCCGGCAGCGAGCCGCTGTGCGTCGGGGTCGGGGTCGGGGTCGGGGTCGGCGGTGGCGTCGGGTCGAGGACCGTGACGATCACCGAGTCGCAGTTGTTGGACGCATCCGCATCCACGGCTGCGGTCACGCACGCCTCGTTCAGCAGCGAGAGCTCGGGTGCCGGCGCCGCAGCATTCACGACGACCGAGACGACGATCTCCACCGCGTCATCGACTGCCAGCGTGTCCCCGCTGATGGATACGACGTTGCCCTCGCCCACGAGCTCCGGAGCGTTGTCGTTCGTCCAGCCGGCCGGGAGGGTGATGCCGGTGACGGTCAGGCGCGACGGGATGGCGTCCGTCACGACGAGGTCGGATGCCGCGTCGGGACCGTAGTTGGTCACTTCGAGGACATAGTCGAAGGCGTCACCGGACTCGAGCGGCTCGGTCACCGGAGCGCCGTCGATCTCGGCGGTCTTCTCGATGCCGACGTCGCCGCCGCCACCTCCGCCGCTCTGGTTGGTGACCGTGCACACCACGATGCCGTTGACCGGCACGTCGACGGTGAACGAGGCAGCGTCGCCGGAAGGCTCGATGTCGTCATCGCAGACGACGTCGGTCGGAGTCCAGCCTGCCTGCTGGTCCTCGGTGACGGTGATGGCGCGCGGACCCTCATCGCCGGCGAAGTCCAGCGGGAAGTTGACCGAGCCGGAGTCGCCCGTGGTCAGGGTGAGCTCGTCCGTCAGACCGTCGGGACCGGCGATCCAGTCACCCTCGGTCGTCCCCGTGAAGGCCCAGCCGCTGGTGGTCTCACTGATCGTGGCGCCCTCGGCGTCGACCGTCTTCTTGATGACCGTCAGCGTGCCGCCGCAGTTCTTCGTGGCGATCTCGCGGAGCTTCTCGGACAGGCCGGGGAAGTCGGTGAGGTAGTAGTCCTCGTCCTGGGTCGGACCGGACACCGCCGCGAGATTGAGGTAGGAGTTCGACGTCATGCCGATGCCGACGCCGACGACCTTCGTGTTGTCGCCTGCGGGGCCGGTGAGTCCCTTGACCGCGTTGGCCGACAGCGCGCCCTCTTCCACGTTGCGGAAGCTGACGTTCGTGTCGATGTTGGCCGAGCCGTTGGGGCCGTACGTCGTCGGGTCGCCGTCGCTGAGGAAGAGGACCAGGTCGTACTGCTCGTCGAAGGCGTTGAATGCGACCTTCTGGAACGCGTCATCCCAGTTCGTGAATCCCGACCCGTTGCTGGGCAGCGCGTTGATGACGTCGTTCACGACGTCCTGACCACCCGAGGTCTGGAGCGACGTCGACGGCAGCAGCTGCCCCGCGTTCGTCCCGAACCCGTAGACGGAGACGGACGAGGCGGTTCCGCCCAGGCCGTCGTCGCCCACGAACGAGCTGGCAGCGGCCTTGAGCTGCTTCATCTTCGTGTTGTCGATCGACTGCGACAGGTCCAGCACGAGCGCGATGCTCAGTCCGCAGGACTCGGGCAGCGCCGTGTTGCTGCGCGAGTTGACGACACCGCCGGCCTTCGTGGTCGCGGTCGTCGACCCGGTCTGCGGGTTGGCGAAGGCGACCGTCTCGGCGGTGACCTCGACGAGGTCGCCGTCCTTGACCGGGCCGGTGAAGAACATGTAGGCACTGTCGGTCTTGGCGTCGGTGTGCTGGCCCGTGCCGATGGCGGTGATGCGCGTGTAGCCGTTCGACGTCGTCGAGCCTTCGACGATCCAGTAGCCGTTCGTCGACAGGCCGGTTCCGCCGGAGACGGCGGGGACCTCGATGTCGCAGAAGCCTTCGGCGTCGGTCGTGCAGCTGAAGTCCGACGTCTCGTCGATGCTGGGCTGATCGTTCGCCGCGGCGTCGATGGCGTAGAAGGTCGCGCCTTCGAGCGACGTGACGCCGCCGTCACTCGTGCGCTCGCCGAGCTTCTTCACACGCAGCGTCGCTTCCCCTGCTGCGACTGCTGCGGGAACCCGCTTGGAGGCCTCGTCGGGGGCGACCGTCTCTTCGGCAGCGACGTCGTTCGCCTGGTCAGCGGCTGCGTCGTCCTCTGCGACCTCTTCGACGACGGCGGCATCCGTGTCGACCGTCGGCGTGCTCGACTCCGAGGCGTCCGGCACGGAGACCGTGGTCTCGGGCTCGGGAGCAGGGCTGGAGGTCGATGCGAACGCCAGCGACGTCCCGCCCAGCACGAGCGCCATCGCCATGACGCTCGCGGTGGCTCCGCGGAGCCAGCTGCGGCGCCCCTGGAGTCGCTGCTGATGCGCGCGGCGCTCGGCTCGCGTGGTGAGTGTCGTTCGCGGCGTTCTGTCTGCCCGTGTCATAACCCGTTCCCTCGTGGAGTCATGGCATAACGAAGTCAGACAGATACCTGCTCTGCCTTCGAACATGGGCGGCATCGCTGCCGCTCCACGTCTGCCCCAAGCTCCGACGCTAGCAGGAAACGCGCGCGCGGTTTGACGCGTGCAGATTGTTTACATGCCCGACATGTGCAAGAGGCCGGGGTGGAGGAGGGCAAACCTTGGGGGCAGAACACCCTCCTCCACGTTCGTGGACTCTCCGTCGCTGCGTCACTGACGAAACAAGACATCGAGGTCGTCCCGGAAAACGAGTTCGGCGGTAAGGGGCTCCCCAGAGCTCACCCGTCGGACGTCACTGTCCTTGGGGCGACCGTAGCCGCACGCTCGGAATGCGTCAAGACCGGGCGCGGCGAGTTTCTGGCTCGCACGCGGAACGGCCCGGGAGCATGCTCCCGGGCCGTCCGAAAAGCGGCGCTACTTCTCGTTGCCGACTGCCTTGTCGATGTTGTCGCGCACGCCGTCGACGTGCTGGTCCACGCTGTCCGGAGCGACCTTCTTCACGAATTCCGCCGCCGCGTCGAGGGCCTTGTCGCTGATGTCCTCGGCCTGGTCGCTCTTGAGCGCCTCGCCGATCTTGTCCTTGTTCTGATCGAGGAACTGCTTGCCCTGATTGACCAGGTCGTCGATACCCATCGCGTTGCTCCTTCGCCGCCCCCGGTGGGCGTTCACCCTCATTCTGGCCGCGCCGCGGCATCCGCCGCCACCCCTCTCACCCGCCTGAGCTCTCTGCCGCCCGCTGCCGGCTGCGCGCTGCCGGCTGCGCGCTGCCGGATGCGCTCGGTGGCGCAGGGGTTCCACCGCGTCCGCTGAGACCGCCCGGACACAGCGAAAGGCCCCCGGGTGAACCCGGGGGCCTTTCGTGGAACGCAGGTGCTACTTGAGGATCTTCGTGACCGTGCCGGCGCCGACGGTGCGGCCACCCTCACGGATCGCGTAGCCGAGGCCCTCTTCCATGGCGATGGGCTGGATCAGCTCAACGGTCATGTCGGTGGTGTCGCCGGGCATGACCATCTCGGTGCCCTCGGGCAGCGTGATGACGCCGGTGACGTCGGTGGTGCGGAAGTAGAACTGCGGGCGGTAGTTCGTGAAGAACGGGTTGTGACGGCCACCCTCCTCCTTGGACAGGATGTACGCCGTGCCCTCGAAGTTGGTGTGGGGCGTGACCGAACCCGGCTTGACGACGACCTGGCCGCGCTCGACGTCGTCACGCTTGGTGCCGCGCAGGAGCAGACCACAGTTCTCGCCGGCCCATGCCTCGTCGAGCTGCTTGTGGAACATCTCGATTCCGGTGACGATCGTCTTCTGCGTCGGGCGCAGACCCACGATCTCGACCTCGGAGTTGATCGCGAGGGTGCCGCGCTCGGCGCGACCCGTCACGACCGTGCCACGGCCGGTGATGGTGAAGACGTCCTCGACGGGCATGAGGAACGGCTTGTCCTTGTCACGCACCGGGTCGGGGATCGACTCGTCCACGGCTTCCATGAGCTCGACGATCTTCTCGGTCCACTCGGCGTCGCCCTCGAGCGCCTTCAGGCCCGAGACGCGGACGACGGGGGCGTTGTCGCCGTCGAAGTCCTGGCTCGAGAGCAGCTCGCGGACCTCGAGCTCGACGAGCTCCAGGATCTCCTCGTCGTCGACCATGTCGGACTTGTTCAGCGCGACCAGCAGGTACGGCACGCCGACCTGCTTGGCGAGCAGAACGTGCTCACGGGTCTGAGCCATCGGGCCGTCGGTGGCGGCGACCACGAGGATCGCGCCGTCCATCTGCGCGGCACCGGTGATCATGTTCTTGATGTAGTCAGCGTGACCCGGGGCGTCGACGTGCGCGTAGTGGCGCTTCGGCGTCTCGTACTCGACATGCGAGATGTTGATCGTGATGCCGCGCTGGCGCTCTTCGGGGGCGGAGTCGATCGACGCGAAGTCGCGCTGCACGTTGGTGGCCGACGGGTACTTGTCGGCGAGCACCTTCGAGATGGCAGCGGTCAGCGTGGTCTTGCCGTGGTCGACGTGACCGATCGTTCCGATGTTTACGTGCGGCTTGGTCCGCTCGAACTTGGCCTTAGCCACTGGGTCCTCCTCAGGACATTCGTGTAGGTCCACCGGGCACTGGTTTGCGACCGGATTTCTACGGGGATTGTTTCTAGCTTACTGATGTGAAGTTGTGTGTGCGATGGATGCCGGGGCTGCGACCGCAGCGGGCCGCGACCCCCGGCATCCTCCGGGCTATTCGCCCTTGTTCTTCTGGACGATCTCGTCGGCCACGGCGCGCGGCACCTCGGCGTAGCTGTCGAACTCCATGGAGTAGACGGCACGGCCGGAGGTCTTCGAACGCAGGTCGCCGATGTAGCCGAACATCTCGGACAGCGGCACCAGGGCCCGGACGACCTTGACGCCCTGGGCGTCGTCCATCGACTGGATCTGGCCACGACGCGAGTTCAGGTCGCCGATGACATCGCCCATGTACTCCTCGGGCGTGCGGACCTCGACCGACATGAGGGGCTCGAGGATGACGGGGTTCGCCTTGCGGACCGCCTCCTTGAAGCCCATCGAGCCGGCGATCTTGAACGCCATCTCGGAGGAGTCGACATCGTGCGAAGCGCCGTCCATGAGGAT
This portion of the Microbacterium pygmaeum genome encodes:
- the rplP gene encoding 50S ribosomal protein L16; protein product: MLIPRKVKYRKQHHPGRSGQATGGTTVSFGEFGIQALTPAYVTNRQIESARIAMTRHIKRGGKVWINIYPDRPLTKKPAETRMGSGKGSPEWWVANVKPGRVLFEVAGVDETLAREALTRAIHKLPLKARIIKREEGDA
- the rpsC gene encoding 30S ribosomal protein S3 encodes the protein MGQKVNPYGFRLGITTDHVSRWFSDSTKPGQRYADYVAEDIKIRKLLQKNLDRAGVSNIEIERTRDRVRVDIHTARPGIVIGRRGAEAERIRTDLEKLTGKQIQLNILEVKNPEADAQLVAQGIAEQLSARVAFRRAMRKGLQGAQRAGAKGVRIQVSGRLGGAEMSRSEFYREGRVPLHTLRANIDYGFYEAKTTFGRIGVKVWIYKGDLTNKELAREQANAPKAPRGRDDRGGDRRRGPRSEDPVAEGASA
- the rplV gene encoding 50S ribosomal protein L22, which encodes MVESIARVRHIRVTPQKARRVVALIKGKPALEALAILKFAPQSASEPIYKLVAAGIANARVTADKTNEYLDDADLYVANAYVDEGTTLKRFRPRAQGRAFQIKKRTSHITVVLATPEVAEAAPAAKTKKASK
- the rpsS gene encoding 30S ribosomal protein S19 gives rise to the protein MPRSLKKGPFVDEHLLRKVVVQNEAGSKNVIKTWSRRSMIVPAMLGHTIAVHDGRKHIPVFVTETMVGHKLGEFAPTRTFRGHEKDDKKGRRR
- the rplB gene encoding 50S ribosomal protein L2 → MAIRKYKPTTPGRRGSSVADFAEITRSTPEKSLLRPLSKTGGRNNQGRITTRHIGGGHKRQYRVIDFRRNDKDGIDAKVAHIEYDPNRTARIALLHYADGEKRYIIAPNKLSQGDVVESGPGADIKPGNNLPLRNIPTGTVIHAIELRPGGGAKMARSAGASVRLVAKDGPYAQLRLPSGEIRNVDARCRATIGEVGNAEQSNINWGKAGRNRWKGIRPTVRGVAMNPVDHPHGGGEGKTSGGRHPVTPWGQKEGRTRHANKESDKYIVRRRNAGKKRK
- the rplW gene encoding 50S ribosomal protein L23, which gives rise to MTDLQTALNKDPRDVILRPVVSEKSYGLIDEGKYTFLVDPRATKTEIKLAIEKIFGVKVAGVNTINRVGKSRRTRFGTGKRKDTKRAIVTLKSGTIDIFTAVG
- the rplD gene encoding 50S ribosomal protein L4, producing the protein MADQTLALDVRSADGKKAGSVELPAALFDVKTNIPLIHQVVVAQRAAARQGTHSTKRRGEVSGAGRKPFKQKGTGNARQGSIRAPHMTGGGIVHGPKPRDYSQRTPKKMIAAALLGALSDRARGERLHVVESFGIEGAPSTKAAAAYLTSVAQTKRVLVVIERSDDITVKSVRNLAYVHVLPVDQLNAYDVLVSDDIVFTKAAYDAFVASKASTTEEVSA
- the rplC gene encoding 50S ribosomal protein L3, encoding MADINSKISKGLLGTKLGMTQVWNESGKLIPVTVIELAPNVVTQIRTPERDGYNAVQIAYGQIDPRKVNKPQTAHFEAAGVTPRRHLTEVRTADAADYTLGQELTVDGTFEPGQLVDVVGTSKGKGFAGVMKRHNFKGVSASHGSHRNHRKPGSIGASSTPSRVFKGMRMAGRMGGERVTVLNLTVHSVDAEKGLLLVKGAVPGARGRIVFVRNAVKGA
- the rpsJ gene encoding 30S ribosomal protein S10; the protein is MAGQKIRIRLKSYDHAGLDSSARKIVDTVTRAGATVVGPVPLPTEKNVVCVIRSPHKYKDSREHFEMRTHKRLIDIIDPTPKAVDSLMRLDLPADVNIEIKL
- a CDS encoding VWA domain-containing protein, which produces MTRADRTPRTTLTTRAERRAHQQRLQGRRSWLRGATASVMAMALVLGGTSLAFASTSSPAPEPETTVSVPDASESSTPTVDTDAAVVEEVAEDDAAADQANDVAAEETVAPDEASKRVPAAVAAGEATLRVKKLGERTSDGGVTSLEGATFYAIDAAANDQPSIDETSDFSCTTDAEGFCDIEVPAVSGGTGLSTNGYWIVEGSTTSNGYTRITAIGTGQHTDAKTDSAYMFFTGPVKDGDLVEVTAETVAFANPQTGSTTATTKAGGVVNSRSNTALPESCGLSIALVLDLSQSIDNTKMKQLKAAASSFVGDDGLGGTASSVSVYGFGTNAGQLLPSTSLQTSGGQDVVNDVINALPSNGSGFTNWDDAFQKVAFNAFDEQYDLVLFLSDGDPTTYGPNGSANIDTNVSFRNVEEGALSANAVKGLTGPAGDNTKVVGVGIGMTSNSYLNLAAVSGPTQDEDYYLTDFPGLSEKLREIATKNCGGTLTVIKKTVDAEGATISETTSGWAFTGTTEGDWIAGPDGLTDELTLTTGDSGSVNFPLDFAGDEGPRAITVTEDQQAGWTPTDVVCDDDIEPSGDAASFTVDVPVNGIVVCTVTNQSGGGGGGDVGIEKTAEIDGAPVTEPLESGDAFDYVLEVTNYGPDAASDLVVTDAIPSRLTVTGITLPAGWTNDNAPELVGEGNVVSISGDTLAVDDAVEIVVSVVVNAAAPAPELSLLNEACVTAAVDADASNNCDSVIVTVLDPTPPPTPTPTPTPTHSGSLPATGAPDMGLFVGLGFAALIAGIVAMAIVRRRRETTESK
- a CDS encoding Rv0909 family putative TA system antitoxin, coding for MGIDDLVNQGKQFLDQNKDKIGEALKSDQAEDISDKALDAAAEFVKKVAPDSVDQHVDGVRDNIDKAVGNEK
- the tuf gene encoding elongation factor Tu, which translates into the protein MAKAKFERTKPHVNIGTIGHVDHGKTTLTAAISKVLADKYPSATNVQRDFASIDSAPEERQRGITINISHVEYETPKRHYAHVDAPGHADYIKNMITGAAQMDGAILVVAATDGPMAQTREHVLLAKQVGVPYLLVALNKSDMVDDEEILELVELEVRELLSSQDFDGDNAPVVRVSGLKALEGDAEWTEKIVELMEAVDESIPDPVRDKDKPFLMPVEDVFTITGRGTVVTGRAERGTLAINSEVEIVGLRPTQKTIVTGIEMFHKQLDEAWAGENCGLLLRGTKRDDVERGQVVVKPGSVTPHTNFEGTAYILSKEEGGRHNPFFTNYRPQFYFRTTDVTGVITLPEGTEMVMPGDTTDMTVELIQPIAMEEGLGYAIREGGRTVGAGTVTKILK